A stretch of the Clostridiales bacterium genome encodes the following:
- a CDS encoding segregation/condensation protein A yields MIAREFRLKDFDGPLDLLLTLVGKAQIDIRDIFVSEITDQYLEIVRNAPDLNMDEASDFLVIAATLLEIKSRSMLPRPVVHEEEEDPEEELIRRLEEYRRFRETADRMKYFEEAARQVFTKLPEEYPLPPQEFELTGLSLDGLVQAFQRIWERKPVLDTNPESNHYAPRNIRRDVHTVRECMLDLMHTIKRKRKIRFEEIFSDSPTREEVVTMFLAVLELLKLGQMHVKQDSVYEPIVLYSGKGKPVKDFQTEMDTETMNAAGGDVL; encoded by the coding sequence ATGATTGCACGGGAATTCAGGCTGAAGGATTTTGACGGTCCGCTGGACCTGCTCCTGACGCTGGTCGGAAAAGCGCAGATTGATATCCGGGATATCTTTGTCAGCGAAATCACCGATCAGTATCTGGAAATCGTCCGGAATGCCCCTGACCTGAACATGGATGAAGCCAGTGATTTCCTGGTGATTGCCGCCACACTGCTTGAAATCAAAAGCAGGTCCATGCTGCCGCGGCCCGTTGTCCATGAGGAAGAAGAGGATCCGGAAGAAGAACTGATCCGCAGGCTGGAAGAATACCGCCGTTTCCGTGAGACCGCTGACCGGATGAAATATTTCGAAGAAGCGGCCCGGCAGGTATTCACCAAGCTTCCGGAAGAATACCCGCTTCCTCCCCAGGAGTTTGAGCTGACCGGATTATCCCTGGACGGGCTGGTCCAGGCTTTCCAGCGGATCTGGGAAAGAAAACCGGTTCTGGATACTAATCCCGAGAGCAATCATTACGCTCCCCGGAATATCCGCCGGGATGTCCACACCGTCCGTGAATGCATGCTGGATCTGATGCATACGATCAAAAGGAAAAGGAAGATCCGTTTTGAGGAAATCTTTTCAGATTCTCCCACGCGGGAAGAAGTCGTCACCATGTTCCTGGCGGTACTGGAGCTGCTCAAACTCGGCCAGATGCATGTAAAGCAGGACAGCGTATATGAGCCAATTGTCCTGTATTCGGGAAAAGGAAAGCCGGTAAAGGATTTCCAGACAGAAATGGATACCGAAACAATGAATGCCGCGGGAGGTGATGTCCTATGA
- the scpB gene encoding SMC-Scp complex subunit ScpB, with the protein MTEGGGNIFGMIESILFVAGEAVEFRDLAKALRIGEEELEKALEKLSDEYDFNQRGFLLKRFGTKVQLATRPLYADAVVRLLQPVQMQSLGQAAMETLAVVAYRQPVTRAEVEQIRGVKCDYSLQSLMIKGLIRETGRKDTIGRPILYGTTDEFLSHFGIRSLEDLPPLPDDTRTAAIPDVPEDSGDLIS; encoded by the coding sequence ATGACGGAAGGCGGGGGAAACATTTTCGGGATGATTGAATCCATCCTGTTCGTTGCCGGTGAAGCCGTGGAATTCCGGGACCTTGCCAAAGCCCTCCGGATCGGTGAGGAGGAGCTGGAGAAAGCCCTGGAAAAGCTCTCCGATGAATATGACTTCAACCAGCGCGGTTTTTTGCTGAAGCGTTTCGGCACCAAAGTCCAGCTCGCAACCCGCCCTCTGTATGCGGACGCGGTTGTTCGCCTGCTGCAGCCCGTACAAATGCAGAGTCTCGGCCAGGCGGCCATGGAAACCCTGGCCGTCGTCGCTTACCGCCAGCCGGTCACCCGGGCGGAAGTAGAACAGATCCGGGGCGTGAAATGTGATTACAGCCTGCAGAGTTTGATGATCAAGGGACTGATCCGGGAAACCGGCAGAAAAGATACCATCGGCCGTCCGATCCTGTACGGTACGACAGATGAGTTCCTCAGTCATTTCGGAATCCGCAGCCTGGAGGATCTTCCGCCTCTTCCGGATGATACACGGACTGCAGCTATCCCCGATGTTCCGGAAGATTCCGGAGATCTGATTTCATAA
- a CDS encoding peptidase C11 translates to MDNQKKPRAREKKVVGNGKGVEIHGEGLGTGPVNNMGNYEDRKPHPSSVPQSGRPSGSGFGSPFGQSSSHPPRPQSGQSAGFQDPFRRPSGTSGSSQQRPSGTYNSSSHQRPTSVPGSGYQQPSASQGSHRPTTRSGGTGSGGSGKLIMLVLVAAVLFFFGKNFLGGDNEEILSYTGNDNTALTQTSIDQSSSTGSTGSLSNLLSAFMSSGSSSVYDFSGGNLLSSVTGNTGSSADYFTSTSSTGSGNTNSGTPDTTVASGARSKFTKILGGQKDTVTLMVYMCGTDLESQNGMGTADIKEMLNADLGDRVNLLIYTGGCSRWRNNVVSNQYNQIYLVRGGQLTRLENNMGTASMTNPATLTGFIQYGAKNFPANRMMLILWDHGGGSVSGYGYDEKYGRNQSMSLAGLNTALKNGGVQFDFIGFDACLMGTVENGIMLSQYADYMIGSEETEPGVGWYYTNWLNKLGKNPGMSTIEIGKTIADDFVEVCAKQCRGQATTLSIVDLAELEATVPAELKNFSIGTNQMIQNKEYKAVSTARIKTREFAQASRIDQIDLVHFAKNMGSEEGKKLAEALQGAVKYNRTGGGISNAYGLSIYFPYKRSSDVGKAVSTYAAIGMDEEYSRCIQEFASLEISGQVAGGSSISSYSSGSQSIALPGLMESLMGSGNSYSSSAYGSSSGLTDLLGGLFSTDSSSYGGGSSLFDLFSGRSLTAERAAEYILDNHFDATQLVWKNGGIELPQSQWDLVVSLTRNVFFDNGSGYIDLGTDNDFTITGNTLAGEFDGTWLSINRQPVAYYYLDTIEDGDDYLISGYVPAILNGTRVNLLLYFDSENPYGYIAGAQIVYPGSEPGVEAKNLIQIGKGDRIQFICDFYDYNGNYRDSYKIGNPLVLGDEVEIANTPVGTLENCRVTFCFTDLYQQKYWTPAL, encoded by the coding sequence ATGGATAACCAGAAGAAACCGAGAGCCCGTGAGAAAAAAGTAGTTGGGAACGGCAAAGGGGTTGAAATCCACGGTGAAGGACTGGGAACCGGCCCGGTCAACAACATGGGCAATTATGAAGACCGGAAGCCCCATCCGTCTTCCGTGCCCCAGTCGGGGCGTCCATCCGGCTCCGGATTCGGGAGTCCTTTCGGGCAGAGTTCATCCCATCCCCCAAGACCGCAGTCCGGTCAGTCTGCCGGTTTTCAGGATCCTTTCCGCCGTCCATCCGGCACTTCCGGTTCTTCCCAGCAGCGTCCTTCCGGGACTTACAACAGTTCTTCCCATCAGCGGCCGACATCCGTTCCCGGATCCGGATACCAGCAGCCTTCCGCCTCCCAGGGCAGCCATCGTCCGACAACCCGCAGCGGCGGAACCGGTTCGGGCGGCAGCGGAAAGCTGATTATGCTGGTGCTGGTCGCCGCTGTCCTGTTCTTCTTCGGCAAAAACTTTCTCGGCGGGGATAATGAGGAAATCCTGTCCTACACCGGCAACGACAATACCGCATTGACCCAGACATCCATTGACCAGAGCAGCAGCACCGGATCCACCGGCAGCCTTTCCAACCTGCTGAGCGCTTTCATGTCCTCAGGAAGCAGTTCTGTCTATGATTTCAGCGGCGGAAACCTGCTCTCTTCTGTCACCGGAAACACCGGCAGTTCCGCTGACTACTTCACATCCACATCCAGTACCGGCAGCGGCAATACCAATTCCGGCACTCCGGACACCACTGTTGCCAGCGGCGCACGCTCCAAATTTACAAAGATCCTCGGCGGCCAGAAAGATACGGTCACACTGATGGTTTATATGTGCGGCACCGACCTGGAAAGCCAGAACGGGATGGGAACCGCCGATATCAAGGAAATGCTGAATGCAGATCTCGGCGACCGTGTGAACCTCCTGATTTATACCGGCGGATGTTCCCGCTGGCGGAATAATGTGGTATCCAATCAGTACAACCAGATTTACCTGGTCCGGGGCGGTCAGCTGACCAGGCTGGAAAACAACATGGGAACTGCCTCCATGACCAATCCAGCCACACTAACCGGTTTTATCCAGTACGGCGCTAAAAATTTTCCGGCCAACCGGATGATGCTGATCCTGTGGGACCATGGCGGCGGGTCCGTGTCCGGATACGGCTACGATGAGAAATACGGGCGCAATCAGTCCATGTCCCTGGCAGGCCTCAATACCGCGCTGAAAAACGGCGGTGTCCAGTTCGATTTTATCGGTTTTGACGCTTGCCTGATGGGTACGGTTGAGAACGGCATCATGCTCTCACAATACGCTGATTACATGATCGGCAGTGAAGAAACCGAACCGGGCGTCGGCTGGTACTATACCAACTGGCTGAACAAACTGGGAAAAAATCCCGGAATGAGCACCATCGAGATCGGAAAGACCATTGCTGACGATTTCGTTGAAGTCTGTGCGAAGCAGTGCCGCGGACAGGCAACCACTCTCAGCATTGTTGACCTCGCTGAGCTGGAAGCCACTGTTCCCGCCGAACTCAAAAACTTCAGCATCGGCACAAACCAGATGATCCAGAATAAGGAATATAAGGCAGTATCCACTGCCCGTATCAAAACAAGGGAATTCGCCCAGGCTTCCCGGATCGACCAGATCGACCTGGTTCATTTTGCCAAAAACATGGGCTCTGAAGAAGGCAAAAAGCTGGCGGAAGCCCTGCAGGGTGCGGTCAAATACAACCGGACCGGCGGCGGAATCAGCAATGCCTACGGCCTGAGCATTTATTTTCCCTACAAGCGCTCCTCTGATGTCGGTAAAGCCGTTTCCACCTATGCAGCCATCGGAATGGATGAAGAATACTCCCGCTGCATTCAGGAATTTGCCAGCCTGGAAATCAGCGGGCAGGTGGCCGGCGGTTCAAGCATTTCTTCCTACTCATCCGGTTCCCAGAGCATTGCCCTGCCCGGACTGATGGAAAGCCTGATGGGCAGCGGAAACAGTTATTCCTCTTCCGCATACGGTTCATCCTCCGGCCTGACCGACCTGCTGGGCGGTCTGTTCAGCACAGACTCTTCCTCCTACGGAGGAGGAAGTTCCCTGTTTGACCTGTTTTCCGGACGCAGCCTGACTGCGGAGCGTGCCGCAGAATACATTCTTGACAATCATTTTGACGCGACACAGCTGGTCTGGAAAAACGGCGGAATCGAACTTCCGCAAAGCCAGTGGGACCTGGTTGTCAGCCTGACGCGGAACGTATTCTTCGATAACGGATCCGGATATATCGACCTGGGAACCGACAATGATTTCACCATCACCGGAAATACCCTGGCCGGCGAATTTGACGGGACCTGGCTGTCCATCAACCGCCAGCCGGTTGCGTACTATTACCTGGATACGATTGAGGACGGAGATGACTATCTGATCTCCGGATATGTCCCCGCCATCCTGAACGGAACCCGGGTCAACCTTCTGCTGTATTTCGATTCCGAAAACCCTTACGGCTATATTGCCGGCGCCCAGATAGTCTACCCCGGTTCCGAGCCCGGTGTGGAAGCCAAAAACCTGATCCAGATCGGCAAGGGAGACCGGATCCAGTTCATCTGCGATTTCTACGATTATAACGGAAATTACCGCGACAGCTACAAAATCGGCAATCCGCTGGTTCTCGGGGATGAGGTTGAAATTGCCAATACCCCTGTCGGAACCCTGGAAAACTGCCGCGTCACTTTCTGCTTCACCGATCTGTACCAGCAGAAATACTGGACGCCCGCACTGTAA